A genomic stretch from Sulfurihydrogenibium azorense Az-Fu1 includes:
- a CDS encoding histidine kinase, translating into MKILYVGKDKNSYKILNEVASLSQSEVIMVESLEDAKNYITTNRDIHGIIASPKVDNLPSLQLLSILKRDENLKDIPFIILGEDITKEDIEYYKAMGVTEVFEIPFNPLEVFLILTAALKDAKGEEVVKQILHEAKKDKSLFMKILELIKKLFGIKSE; encoded by the coding sequence ATGAAAATCCTTTACGTAGGAAAAGACAAAAATTCATACAAAATTTTAAATGAGGTAGCATCTTTAAGTCAATCAGAAGTTATAATGGTTGAAAGTTTGGAAGATGCAAAAAATTACATAACTACAAACAGAGATATCCACGGAATAATAGCATCTCCAAAAGTAGATAACCTGCCTTCACTTCAGCTGTTATCTATCCTAAAGAGAGATGAAAATTTAAAAGATATTCCGTTTATAATACTTGGTGAAGACATTACAAAAGAAGATATTGAATATTACAAAGCTATGGGAGTTACAGAAGTTTTTGAAATACCATTCAATCCACTGGAAGTTTTCCTTATTTTAACTGCAGCTTTAAAGGACGCAAAAGGTGAAGAAGTTGTAAAACAGATACTTCACGAAGCTAAGAAAGATAAATCTTTATTTATGAAAATCCTTGAACTTATTAAAAAACTTTTTGGAATCAAAAGTGAGTAG
- a CDS encoding toprim domain-containing protein — MSSKFSSFEDWKIKLKEESQDNYTCVLVEGKRDLKKLSSYGISNIIVLQGKKYYDVVESILNNFNKCIILFDVDKHGDKMFQKFSQMLKAEGIQVDSSYRDYIKSLNIEEIENLP; from the coding sequence GTGAGTAGTAAGTTTTCTTCATTTGAAGATTGGAAGATAAAACTAAAAGAAGAGTCCCAAGATAATTATACATGTGTGCTTGTAGAAGGTAAAAGAGACTTAAAAAAGTTATCAAGCTATGGAATTAGTAATATAATTGTTCTTCAGGGAAAAAAGTATTACGATGTTGTAGAAAGTATTCTAAATAACTTTAACAAGTGTATTATTCTTTTTGATGTAGATAAACATGGAGATAAAATGTTTCAAAAATTTTCCCAGATGTTGAAAGCAGAAGGGATACAAGTAGATTCATCTTACAGAGATTACATAAAATCTTTAAACATTGAAGAGATTGAAAATCTGCCTTAA
- the hisF gene encoding imidazole glycerol phosphate synthase subunit HisF, producing the protein MLAKRIIPCLDVNKGRVVKGVNFVNLIDAGDPVEIAAAYDKEGADEIVFLDITASAEDRNIILDVVKKTAETVFMPLTVGGGVRSLEDIRKLLENGADKVSINTAAVKNPSLVESAAVRFGSSTIVVAIDAKKVSESKWEVYINGGRTPTGIDAVQWAKAVEDLGAGEILLTSMDKDGTKSGYDIELTKAVSQAVKIPVIASGGAGKKEDFYQVFEEGKADAALAASLFHFKEVGIKELKQFLKEKNVNVRI; encoded by the coding sequence TTGTTAGCAAAACGTATTATACCTTGTTTAGACGTTAATAAGGGTAGAGTTGTAAAAGGTGTTAACTTTGTAAACCTGATAGACGCAGGAGACCCTGTAGAGATAGCAGCTGCATACGACAAAGAAGGAGCTGACGAGATAGTTTTTCTTGATATTACAGCTTCTGCAGAAGACAGAAATATTATATTAGATGTTGTTAAAAAGACAGCAGAAACAGTTTTTATGCCATTAACTGTAGGTGGTGGAGTAAGGTCTTTAGAAGACATAAGAAAACTTCTTGAAAATGGAGCAGATAAAGTATCTATAAACACTGCTGCCGTTAAAAATCCATCTTTGGTAGAAAGTGCAGCAGTTAGATTTGGGTCTTCTACTATAGTTGTGGCTATAGATGCAAAAAAAGTAAGTGAAAGTAAATGGGAAGTTTATATAAACGGTGGTAGGACGCCGACAGGAATAGATGCAGTCCAGTGGGCAAAAGCTGTAGAAGACTTAGGAGCTGGAGAGATACTCCTTACATCTATGGATAAAGACGGAACAAAATCAGGATACGATATAGAACTTACAAAAGCTGTATCTCAAGCTGTTAAAATACCAGTTATAGCTTCAGGGGGAGCAGGTAAAAAGGAAGATTTTTATCAAGTTTTTGAAGAAGGAAAAGCAGATGCAGCTTTAGCAGCTTCCTTATTCCACTTTAAGGAGGTAGGGATAAAAGAATTAAAACAGTTTTTAAAGGAAAAAAATGTAAACGTGAGGATTTGA
- the cimA gene encoding citramalate synthase, with amino-acid sequence MEKQVLIYDTTLRDGTQAEGVSVSVEDKLRIAEKLADFGVHYIEGGWPGSNPKDMTFFKEVKKLNLKNTKITAFGSTRRSSLKVEEDPQIQDLIKAETPVITIFGKSWDLHVTQALKTTLEKNLEMIYDSISYLKKYVDEVIFDAEHFFDGFKENPDYAIEVLKVAQQGGADFLILCDTNGGSLPTDIEKAFKAVKEAGITAKLGIHAHNDSDTAVWNSIVAVLHGAIQVHGTINGIGERCGNANLCSIIPNLSLKLGYETVPRENIKRLKEISNFVSDILNMPVPKNMPYVGDSAFAHKGGVHASAVLRNPRSYEHILPQEVGNRRKVLVSDLAGKSNIIYKAKEIGIEIDEKDERLTKLVQEIKELENQGYHFEAAEASLELLIRKHLGTLPKYFDLDAYRVLIARRYTDKSPISEATVRIKIENHYEHTASLGYGPVNALDKALKKALTAVYPSLAEVELIDYKVRIVNESGGTAAKIRVLIESRDKSKKWGTVGVSDNIIEASWQAVVDSIVYKLVKDGIKPAGGNKDA; translated from the coding sequence ATGGAAAAACAAGTATTAATATACGATACAACACTAAGGGACGGAACACAAGCAGAAGGTGTAAGTGTATCTGTTGAAGATAAGTTAAGAATTGCAGAAAAGTTAGCAGATTTTGGCGTACACTACATAGAAGGTGGTTGGCCAGGTTCAAATCCAAAAGATATGACATTTTTCAAAGAAGTAAAAAAGTTAAACTTAAAAAATACCAAAATAACAGCTTTTGGATCTACAAGAAGATCTTCTTTAAAAGTAGAGGAAGATCCACAGATTCAGGATTTAATAAAGGCAGAAACACCAGTTATAACTATTTTTGGTAAATCTTGGGATTTACATGTAACCCAAGCTCTCAAGACAACCTTAGAAAAAAATCTTGAGATGATATACGATTCTATCTCTTATTTAAAAAAGTATGTAGATGAAGTTATCTTTGATGCAGAACACTTTTTTGATGGATTTAAAGAAAACCCAGATTACGCTATAGAAGTTTTAAAAGTAGCTCAACAAGGGGGAGCTGACTTTTTAATTCTTTGTGATACAAACGGAGGAAGCCTTCCTACAGATATAGAAAAAGCGTTTAAAGCTGTAAAAGAGGCAGGTATCACTGCTAAACTAGGCATTCACGCCCATAACGACTCAGATACAGCTGTTTGGAACTCTATTGTAGCCGTCTTACATGGAGCGATCCAAGTACATGGGACCATAAACGGTATAGGAGAAAGATGTGGAAATGCTAACCTCTGCTCTATCATTCCTAATCTATCTTTAAAACTTGGATACGAAACAGTCCCAAGAGAAAATATAAAAAGGTTAAAAGAAATATCTAACTTCGTTTCAGATATCCTAAATATGCCAGTACCAAAAAATATGCCTTACGTTGGAGATAGTGCATTTGCCCATAAAGGTGGAGTACACGCATCAGCAGTTTTAAGAAATCCAAGAAGTTATGAACACATCTTACCACAAGAAGTAGGCAACAGAAGAAAAGTATTGGTATCAGACTTAGCAGGAAAAAGTAATATTATATACAAAGCAAAAGAGATAGGAATAGAAATAGATGAAAAAGATGAAAGACTTACAAAACTTGTACAAGAAATAAAAGAGTTAGAAAATCAAGGTTATCACTTTGAAGCAGCTGAAGCTTCTTTAGAACTACTTATAAGAAAACATCTAGGAACGCTACCGAAGTACTTTGATTTAGATGCTTACAGAGTTTTAATAGCAAGAAGGTACACAGACAAAAGTCCTATATCAGAAGCAACAGTAAGGATAAAAATAGAAAATCATTACGAGCATACCGCATCTTTAGGTTATGGTCCTGTTAATGCATTGGATAAAGCATTAAAAAAGGCTTTGACAGCTGTATATCCTTCACTTGCAGAAGTTGAGCTTATAGACTATAAAGTTAGAATAGTTAACGAAAGTGGTGGAACAGCTGCAAAAATAAGAGTGCTAATAGAAAGTAGAGATAAAAGTAAAAAATGGGGAACTGTAGGAGTTTCTGATAACATTATAGAAGCCTCTTGGCAAGCAGTAGTTGACAGTATTGTTTATAAACTTGTAAAGGATGGTATAAAACCTGCTGGGGGAAATAAGGATGCATAA
- a CDS encoding RNA methyltransferase: protein MHNDHVYISVVHYPALNKEKKWVCTSFTTLDFHDIARPARTYELAGYYIVQPLEAQQFVIKEQIKYWTEGFGASFNPKRSMAGSLVKVVSSITEMLEKIKEEKGKYPKLIATSAKKYPQTVSYSQMREILNKKDDVYLILLGTGWGMPPELVESCDYILEPILGPGDYNHLSVRNAAAIILDRLFSINRC, encoded by the coding sequence ATGCATAACGACCATGTTTACATATCTGTAGTTCATTACCCTGCTTTAAACAAAGAAAAAAAATGGGTATGTACATCTTTTACAACTTTAGATTTCCATGATATAGCAAGGCCAGCAAGGACTTACGAACTTGCAGGTTATTACATAGTACAGCCACTTGAGGCTCAGCAGTTTGTTATAAAAGAGCAGATAAAGTACTGGACGGAAGGTTTTGGAGCTTCTTTTAACCCAAAAAGGTCTATGGCAGGTAGTTTAGTAAAAGTTGTTTCTTCTATCACAGAGATGTTAGAAAAGATAAAAGAAGAAAAAGGAAAGTATCCAAAATTAATAGCAACTTCAGCGAAAAAGTATCCTCAAACTGTAAGTTATTCCCAGATGAGAGAGATTTTAAATAAAAAGGATGACGTGTATCTTATTTTACTTGGAACAGGTTGGGGTATGCCTCCAGAGTTAGTTGAGAGCTGTGATTACATTTTAGAACCTATATTAGGTCCAGGAGATTACAATCATCTATCCGTAAGAAACGCAGCTGCTATCATCTTAGATAGACTTTTTTCTATTAATAGGTGTTAA
- the mraY gene encoding phospho-N-acetylmuramoyl-pentapeptide-transferase translates to MFYHIFYEYLDVNIFKYITFRGFYALLTAFFISLILGPYIIERLKVFQNKQGGYVRQDTPDWHQIKKHTPTMGGVLILLSVLFTSFLWCRLDNVYIWLLMFTFLSFGLIGFLDDYKKIKDKKGLSSKAKFLMQLVSATLISVVLYLYPKFNTVLYFPFFKNLSLDLGIFYIPLMIFIIVGASNAVNLTDGLDGLAIGPSLISVSTFAVFAYISGNIVLSKYLIVPYVEGSGEITVFLLALLGAGLGFLWFNSFPAEMFMGDAGALSIGAVLGLTSIITKQEIVLAIVGGIFVLETLSVIAQVSYYRLTGGKRLFKMAPIHHHFELHGIPEPKIVVRVWIISLLLSIIALSTLKIR, encoded by the coding sequence ATGTTTTACCATATATTTTATGAGTATTTAGATGTAAACATATTCAAGTATATAACATTTAGAGGCTTTTATGCTTTACTGACAGCATTTTTTATATCGTTAATCTTGGGTCCTTACATTATAGAAAGGTTAAAAGTCTTTCAAAATAAACAAGGTGGGTATGTAAGACAGGATACTCCCGATTGGCATCAGATAAAGAAACACACACCTACAATGGGAGGAGTTTTGATACTTTTATCTGTTTTATTTACATCCTTTTTATGGTGTCGTCTTGATAATGTTTATATATGGCTTTTAATGTTTACATTTTTATCTTTTGGTCTTATTGGGTTTTTAGATGATTATAAAAAAATAAAGGATAAAAAAGGTTTGTCTTCTAAGGCAAAATTTTTGATGCAGCTTGTATCAGCAACTTTAATATCTGTAGTGTTGTATCTATATCCTAAGTTTAATACTGTTTTATACTTCCCATTTTTTAAAAATTTAAGTTTAGATTTGGGTATTTTTTATATTCCTTTAATGATTTTTATAATAGTAGGTGCATCAAACGCTGTTAACTTAACAGATGGACTTGATGGTTTGGCTATAGGACCTTCTTTAATATCAGTTTCTACTTTTGCGGTGTTTGCTTACATCAGTGGTAATATTGTTTTATCTAAATATCTTATAGTTCCTTACGTTGAAGGTAGTGGAGAGATAACTGTTTTCCTTCTGGCCTTACTGGGTGCAGGACTTGGGTTTTTATGGTTTAATTCCTTTCCAGCTGAGATGTTTATGGGAGATGCAGGAGCTCTATCTATAGGTGCTGTTTTAGGACTTACATCTATAATAACAAAACAAGAGATTGTTTTAGCTATAGTAGGTGGGATATTTGTATTAGAGACTTTATCTGTTATAGCTCAAGTAAGCTACTACAGGTTAACAGGTGGTAAAAGACTTTTTAAAATGGCTCCTATTCATCACCACTTTGAACTTCACGGTATTCCTGAACCAAAGATAGTAGTTAGAGTATGGATAATATCTCTCCTTCTTTCAATTATAGCCTTATCAACACTAAAAATTAGATAG